In Oryza brachyantha chromosome 1, ObraRS2, whole genome shotgun sequence, the following are encoded in one genomic region:
- the LOC102709121 gene encoding cytochrome b561 and DOMON domain-containing protein At3g61750-like encodes MARAGAVLAVLAAASVLLAPRAATAQTSGCDDALPPVLAGNYSGLACRPVWNSFVLRYAQGKDNVLRVVLSAMYSTGWVGMGFSKDGMMVGSSAMVGWIGKTGRSHVKQFALDGKTPSQVVADKGFLQSKDHNHVVVVQQAKIYIAFQLRFPSALKRQQVLLAFGTGIPANDRLMLHADKTSFTFDFTTGSSFGSSYPDGLKRAHGALNLFAWGVLLPIGAIVARYCRRWDPLWFYLHGGIQFVGFILGLAGIVAGVALYNKIQADVPAHRGLGIFVLVLGILQILAFFLRPHKDSKHRKYWNWYHHWVGRLALFFAAINIVLGIKVGAADSWKIGYGFNLAILLITIITLEVLLWTRWKNNSSSMPTY; translated from the exons ATGGCGCGCGCCGGTGCGGTGCTCGCGGTGCTTGCCGCTGCGTCTGTCTTGTTGGCGccgagggcggcgacggcgcagacCTCCGGCTGCGAcgacgcgctgccgccggtgctcgccggcaACTACTCGGGGCTGGCCTGCCGCCCCGTCTGGAACAGCTTCGTGCTCCGG TACGCGCAGGGGAAGGACAACGTGCTGCGGGTGGTGCTGTCGGCGATGTACAGCACGGGGTGGGTGGGGATGGGGTTCTCCAAGGACGGGATGATGGTGGGATCGAGCGCCATGGTGGGGTGGATCGGCAAGACGGGGAGATCCCACGTCAAGCAGTTCGCCCTCGACGGCAAGACCCCCTCGCAGGTGGTCGCCGACAAGGGGTTCTTGCAGTCCAAGGACCACaaccacgtcgtcgtcgtgcagCAGGCCAAGATCTACATCGCCTTCCAGCTCAGGTTCCCGTCGGCGCTCAAGCGGCAGCAGGTGCTCCTCGCCTTCGGCACCGGCATCCCCGCCAACGACCGCCTCATGCTGCACGCGGACAAGACGTCCTTCACCTTCGATTTCACCACTG GCAGTTCTTTTGGTTCGTCCTACCCAGATGGTCTGAAGAGGGCTCATGGGGCGCTCAACCTGTTTGCCTGGGGCGTTCTCCTGCCTATCGGTGCTATTGTCGCGCGGTACTGCAGGAGATGGGACCCTCTGTGGTTCTACCTTCATGGCGGCATCCAGTTTGTGGGCTTCATCCTCGGTCTGGCTGGCATTGTGGCCGGAGTAGCATTGTACAATAAGATCCAAGCAGATGTCCCTGCACACAGGGGCCTTGGCATATTTGTGCTTGTGCTAGGTATCCTGCAG ATTCTAGCATTCTTCCTAAGGCCTCACAAGGACTCAAAACATCGGAAATACTGGAACTGGTACCACCATTGGGTAGGCAGGCTTGCGCTCTTCTTTGCAGCAATCAACATTGTCCTTGGAATCAAGGTCGGAGCCGCTGACTCATGGAAGATCGGCTATGGCTTCAACCTGGCCATCCTCCTGATCACCATCATCACCCTGGAGGTCCTGCTATGGACAAGGTGGAAAAACAACAGCAGTTCGATGCCAACATATTAA
- the LOC102721041 gene encoding O-acyltransferase WSD1-like: MMDRLGLGGIRLRKPVLLSIDNTAPAPAGEETVEKAGEEEPVSPAGRLFREPHFSCYVVCSFGVAEPVDLPAVRAGIEATLARHPRFCSIQVLDELEKGAKPKWVRTKVNLDDHIIVPDLGPTDTSADPEKAVEDYVSSLSTASMAMDHSRPLWELHVLDFPTAEAAATVALRVHHSLGDGVSLLSLLIACTRRADDPGALPALPSAGRRARDGPLYALPRPPLAAGALALAAWAFSYLLLVWHTVVDVVCFALTAASLTGDARTVLKGEEGAEFRPRRFVNRTLSLDDVKAVKNAMGCTVNDVLVGVSSAALSRYYFRRTGESEGKSIKVRTALMVNLRPTPGLHELAKMMESGKNNGVKWGNQFGYMILPFHLAKHDDPLEYVRKATKVTRRKKSSMEAIFTYWSADMVVKIFGIKAAASLCYGMFSNTTLSFSNLAGPREQIVFCGNPIVYISPTSYGHQHALTLHWQSYMNIVKLALAVDETQFPDAHELLDDFTESLRLIRYAASREAEKTQDGS, encoded by the exons ATGATGGATCGCCTCGGACTCGGAGGCATCAGGCTGCGGAAGCCGGTGCTGCTGTCGATCGACaacacggcgccggcgcccgcggGGGAGGAGACGGTGGAGaaggcgggggaggaggagccggTGAGCCCAGCGGGGCGGCTGTTCCGGGAGCCGCACTTCAGCTGCTACGTCGTGTGCTCGTTCGGCGTCGCCGAGCCGGTCGACCTGCCCGCCGTCCGCGCCGGGATCGAGGCCACCCTCGCGCGCCACCCGCGCTTCTGCAGCATCCAG GTGTTGGACGAGTTGGAGAAAGGCGCGAAGCCAAAGTGGGTCCGGACCAAGGTGAACCTGGACGACCACATCATCGTCCCGGATCTGGGCCCCACCGACACGTCGGCCGACCCCGAGAAGGCCGTGGAGGACTACGTGTCGTCCCTGTCAACGGCGTCCATGGCCATGGACCACTCCCGCCCGCTCTGGGAGCTCCACGTCCTCGACTTCCCcaccgccgaggccgccgccaccgtcgcgctCCGCGTGCACCACTccctcggcgacggcgtctcGCTGCTCTCCCTCCTCATCGCCTGCACCCGCCGCGCCGACGACCCGGGCGCGCTCCCGGCGCTCccgtccgccggccgccgcgcccgcgacgGCCCGCTGTACGCGCTGCcccgcccgccgctcgccgcgggCGCCCTCGCGCTGGCCGCCTGGGCCTTCTCGTACCTCCTGCTCGTGTGGCACACGGTGGTGGACGTGGTCTGCTTCGCGCtgacggcggcgtcgctcACGGGCGACGCGCGCACGGTGCTCAAGGGCGAGGAGGGCGCCGAGTTCCGGCCCAGGCGCTTCGTGAACCGCACGCTCAGCCTCGACGACGTCAAGGCCGTCAAGAACGCCATGGGATGC ACTGTAAATGATGTGCTGGTTGGAGTGAGCTCTGCAGCATTGTCCCGGTATTATTTCAGGAGAACAG GTGAAAGTGAGGGAAAGAGCATCAAGGTGCGAACCGCTCTAATGGTCAACTTGAGGCCGACGCCTGGGCTACAT GAACTGGCCAAAATGATGGAGTCTGGCAAGAACAACGGCGTGAAATGGGGCAATCAGTTTGGCTACATGATCTTGCCGTTCCACCTAGCCAAGCACGATGACCCTCTGGAGTACGTCCGTAAAGCGACCAAGGTGACCCGCAGGAAGAAGAGCTCCATGGAGGCGATCTTCACCTACTGGAGCGCCGACATGGTTGTCAAAATTTTCGGTATCAAG GCGGCAGCTTCGCTGTGCTACGGCATGTTCTCGAACACCACTCTGTCGTTCTCCAACCTGGCCGGGCCGAGAGAGCAGATAGTGTTCTGCGGCAATCCGATCGTTTACATCTCCCCAACCAGCTACGGCCACCAGCAT GCCTTGACATTGCATTGGCAGAGTTACATGAACATTGTCAAGCTAGCTCTCGCAGTGGATGAAACCCAGTTTCCAGATGCTCATGAGCTACTGGATGACTTCACCGAGTCTCTGAGGCTCATTCGGTACGCAGCTTCAAGAGAGGCAGAGAAGACACAAGATGGCTCTTAG
- the LOC102708845 gene encoding putative lysozyme-like protein — protein MRGSLEVHAIGRDAASPCALRLKALPALDMMRYQRLSPDCLPLANGGGGGSGSVTRKPASRSCKDDDGGSADGSRLAPYLPSPQLDSKPLRARAPQLPSSSATWSPARDRDRDHAHYNHHPSDSSDTASPSSNGGGGGAGTGGDVLLQWGHNKRSRCRRDSSAVSSANAAPSSQRRQTAASAVKIQRRSSAPAEKLMPLPPPSTTGSYTRGSNLRSASSFSTRSAAAGEAHPHRSAAEERSGGGGHRRSPDKAHKSALDAVLQMDSKNNHHHHHHHHDSLLAANGGTGAAEKLGGVERFELPRIYISLSRKEKEDDFLAMKGTKLPQRPKKRAKNVDKTLQYVFPGMWLSDLTKGRYEVREKKCVKKRRRGLKGMESMDSDSE, from the exons atgcgtGGCTCCCTGGAGGTCCACGCGATTGGCAGAGACGCCGCGTCGCCGTGCGCCCTGAGACTGAAAGCTCTCCCGGCATTGGACATGATGAG GTACCAAAGGCTTAGCCCGGACTGCCTCCCGCTggccaacggcggcggcggaggaagcgGCAGCGTGACCCGGAAGCCGGCGTCGAGATCCTGCAaggacgacgatggcggcTCAGCCGACGGCTCCCGCCTCGCGCCGTACCTCCCGTCGCCGCAGCTCGATTCCAAGCCGCTGCGCGCTCGAGCGCCGCAGCTGCCGTCCTCGTCGGCTACCTGGAGCCCGGCGCGCGACCGCGACCGAGACCACGCGCACTACAACCACCACCCGTCGGACTCCTCCGACACGGCCTCGCCGAgctcgaacggcggcggcggcggcgcgggcaccGGGGGCGACGTGCTGCTGCAGTGGGGGCACAACAAGCGCTCCCGCTGCCGGCGCGACTCCTCCGCGGTCTCCTCAGCCAACGCGGCCCCCTCTTCGCAGCGCCGGCagaccgccgcctccgctgtCAAGATCCAGCGCCGCTCGTCGGCGCCAGCGGAGAAGCTCatgccgctgccgccccccTCCACTACCGGGTCGTACACGCGCGGCTCCAACCTGAGGTCCGCGTCCTCTTTCTCGACgcggtccgccgccgccggagaggcCCATCCTCACAG gtccgcggcggaggagcgatcgggtggcggcgggcaCAGGCGGTCGCCGGACAAGGCGCACAAGTCCGCCCTGGACGCTGTGCTGCAAATGGATTCCAAGAACaaccaccatcaccaccaccaccaccacgactCTTTGCTGGCCGCAAacggcggcaccggcgcggCCGAGAagctcggcggcgtcgagcggtTTGAGCTGCCTCGGATCTACATCTCGCTGTCGCGCAAGGAGAAGGAGGACGACTTCTTGGCCATGAAGGGCACCAAGCTGCCGCAGAGGCCCAAGAAGAGGGCCAAGAACGTGGACAAGACCCTCCAA TATGTCTTCCCTGGGATGTGGCTTTCGGACTTGACAAAAGGCCGGTATGAGGTGCGAGAGAAGAAATGTGTGAAGAAG AGGCGTAGAGGGCTGAAAGGGATGGAGAGCATGGACAGCGACTCGGAGTGA